Proteins found in one Sporosarcina jeotgali genomic segment:
- a CDS encoding methyl-accepting chemotaxis protein, which translates to MAKSLKTKIIAAALALFLVGIILMIYMVNDQVKKLSQERVIDSSESLAEQTAFTVDNFIDQYTKGITTIAKSETIANYTGKDGKVVTEAHLLDMLKDNLDTYSDAVALYYATPDKSTILYPEADLTGYDPTSREWYQKAIAAPGVVQWSAPYTDATSGNFMITGSYAIEENGGIKGVAAIDLELTAINALLTSTTVPYEGFTALYDQQGTAISHPTKAGENLMDVSYIKPMYEKDSGDLEFTDEKGIKTVAVYSTVPEFGWKVRTVYEQNKLMGMATQLRNAIFVISLITLVIVAVGLYFIIGRMLKPIGRLRKLMDEVSDGDLTVQSDIQSKDEIGQLSENFNGMISNMHSIISVVNSSAENVRTNSESLSAVAEETNASSSEVAHAVNEIAEGASKSAEDAETVSERADELGRQITGITERAVSMNEIAVRTGDMNSNGQTQMAQLQETFQSSGMNLKSMNEAIVTLGEKVKAIGGVMDTITDISSQTNLLALNASIEAARAGEHGKGFAVVAEEVRKLAEQSARATEDVQVTVQQLQEESRLVTEQMDETITTFRD; encoded by the coding sequence ATGGCGAAATCATTGAAAACGAAAATCATCGCTGCTGCACTTGCACTTTTTTTAGTCGGAATTATTCTTATGATTTATATGGTAAACGACCAGGTCAAAAAACTTTCCCAGGAACGTGTCATAGATTCCAGCGAAAGTTTAGCGGAACAAACCGCTTTCACAGTCGATAATTTCATCGACCAGTATACGAAAGGGATTACGACGATTGCTAAATCCGAAACGATTGCCAATTATACCGGAAAAGATGGGAAAGTTGTTACGGAAGCCCACTTGCTGGACATGCTGAAAGATAATCTGGACACGTATTCAGATGCTGTTGCACTTTACTACGCAACCCCTGACAAGTCCACCATTCTTTATCCTGAAGCAGATTTAACCGGTTATGACCCGACGTCCCGTGAATGGTATCAAAAAGCGATTGCGGCTCCGGGAGTTGTCCAATGGTCAGCGCCTTATACGGATGCAACGAGTGGAAACTTCATGATTACAGGATCGTACGCGATAGAAGAAAACGGGGGCATTAAAGGCGTGGCTGCTATCGACTTGGAGCTCACTGCCATCAATGCACTGTTAACTTCCACAACAGTTCCTTATGAAGGTTTCACAGCGCTTTATGATCAGCAAGGAACTGCAATTTCCCACCCTACGAAAGCAGGAGAGAACTTGATGGATGTCTCGTACATTAAACCGATGTACGAAAAAGACAGCGGGGATCTAGAATTCACAGATGAAAAAGGAATTAAAACAGTAGCTGTCTATTCCACTGTTCCTGAATTCGGCTGGAAAGTCCGTACTGTTTACGAACAAAACAAACTAATGGGAATGGCTACTCAGTTGCGGAATGCCATTTTTGTCATTTCACTTATTACGCTGGTGATTGTTGCCGTTGGATTGTACTTCATTATCGGCAGAATGCTGAAACCGATCGGACGCCTTCGGAAGTTGATGGACGAAGTTTCAGACGGAGATTTAACTGTTCAATCTGATATCCAATCCAAAGATGAAATTGGTCAGTTAAGTGAAAACTTTAACGGCATGATTTCAAATATGCACAGCATTATATCCGTGGTGAATTCATCCGCTGAAAACGTCCGGACAAACTCCGAAAGTTTAAGTGCAGTGGCAGAAGAAACCAATGCTTCCAGCTCAGAAGTGGCACATGCGGTGAATGAAATCGCTGAAGGTGCTTCAAAGTCTGCAGAAGATGCGGAAACGGTCTCTGAACGTGCTGATGAACTTGGCCGGCAAATTACCGGAATTACAGAACGTGCTGTTTCCATGAATGAAATTGCAGTCCGTACAGGGGATATGAACTCGAATGGACAAACCCAAATGGCGCAGCTGCAAGAGACGTTCCAGTCATCGGGCATGAATTTGAAATCGATGAATGAAGCCATTGTGACACTTGGCGAAAAAGTGAAAGCAATCGGCGGCGTGATGGATACGATTACGGATATTTCATCACAAACGAATTTGTTAGCATTAAATGCGAGTATTGAAGCAGCCCGCGCTGGAGAGCACGGAAAAGGGTTCGCAGTCGTAGCAGAAGAAGTTCGGAAACTCGCGGAACAATCGGCACGAGCGACTGAAGATGTGCAAGTAACTGTTCAACAGCTGCAAGAAGAATCACGTCTCGTGACCGAGCAAATGGATGAAACGATTACGACGTTCCGGGATTAA
- a CDS encoding AAA family ATPase, producing the protein MSQLTSAHIKYYRGLQDIDIKELTAVNIFVGENNSGKTSILEAIQLMSNPLSLREFRSVSRMRERFFVGHRYTSSEELISWMFSLNRDKQRENICLAFELDSNYFNLKYSLHEEEYIVIGTDNLSTDTNEVQEDTYYREDTVKQLTIDVEVKKNQKEAITEKYIFNEFKPQEFQLLEQRKEIFSSSFISAMDHRIQPLSPLLVNELIKSGDRPKFIEALQQFDPQISGIELLMDTTSRRKSAPVPYIQHETLGLVPVSIFGDGLRKALLIASRIVRSENSVLLIDELETGIHTKLLPTFFKWVIQMCKDYNVQIIATTHSLEALDGMLQANSNDVNRLTVYRLESDEEKTKIRHFTGDQLKKLRYTLGQDVR; encoded by the coding sequence ATGAGCCAGCTAACATCTGCACATATTAAATATTATCGCGGACTGCAAGATATTGATATCAAGGAACTAACCGCTGTCAATATTTTTGTTGGTGAAAATAACAGCGGTAAAACATCTATATTGGAAGCAATTCAATTAATGTCCAACCCACTGTCATTGAGAGAATTTCGCTCGGTATCAAGAATGAGAGAGCGCTTTTTTGTTGGACACAGATATACCTCATCTGAGGAATTGATCTCTTGGATGTTTTCATTAAATCGGGATAAACAGCGTGAAAATATTTGTTTGGCATTCGAACTGGATTCAAATTACTTTAACTTAAAATATTCATTGCATGAAGAAGAATACATTGTTATCGGAACGGATAACTTATCAACTGATACCAATGAAGTGCAAGAGGACACGTATTATAGGGAAGATACAGTAAAACAATTAACTATCGATGTAGAAGTTAAAAAAAATCAAAAAGAAGCTATTACTGAAAAATATATTTTTAATGAATTTAAACCACAAGAGTTCCAATTACTAGAACAAAGAAAAGAGATATTTTCATCCTCTTTTATTTCGGCCATGGATCACCGCATACAACCTTTATCACCTTTGCTTGTGAATGAATTGATTAAAAGTGGAGACAGACCCAAATTTATAGAAGCCTTACAACAATTTGACCCTCAAATCAGTGGGATTGAACTATTGATGGATACAACATCTCGTCGAAAGTCTGCTCCGGTACCTTACATTCAACACGAAACGCTTGGATTAGTTCCTGTATCAATATTTGGAGATGGTCTAAGAAAAGCATTATTAATCGCCTCTCGGATAGTGCGTTCTGAAAATAGTGTACTTCTAATAGATGAACTCGAAACTGGTATTCATACGAAGTTACTCCCGACCTTTTTTAAATGGGTTATTCAAATGTGTAAGGACTATAATGTGCAAATTATTGCGACGACACATAGTCTTGAAGCTTTAGATGGTATGCTTCAAGCCAATTCTAATGATGTCAATCGGTTAACTGTTTATCGGTTGGAAAGTGATGAGGAAAAGACGAAAATTCGTCATTTTACAGGGGATCAGTTGAAAAAGTTACGCTATACGCTTGGACAGGATGTGCGATAA
- a CDS encoding GNAT family N-acetyltransferase: MKLEIKSVDDSNRLEVLTLQVLPEQRGFIETPEECLKEAEEWPEFRPVGLYSDGMLVGFAMYGALLDNVGGRNVWLDRLLIDAQHQRRGYGRRFTELLIARLEVEYGKQPIYLSVYEENASARKLYESLGFQFINEYDADGELIYRKK, from the coding sequence ATGAAACTGGAAATAAAATCTGTAGACGACTCAAATCGACTGGAAGTTCTCACCTTGCAAGTACTGCCTGAACAGCGGGGGTTCATCGAGACGCCCGAGGAATGTCTGAAAGAAGCGGAGGAGTGGCCGGAATTCAGGCCGGTCGGTTTGTATTCGGACGGAATGCTCGTAGGATTCGCAATGTACGGGGCACTTCTAGACAACGTAGGCGGGCGGAATGTGTGGCTGGACCGGCTGCTGATTGATGCCCAGCATCAGCGGCGAGGATACGGGCGCCGGTTCACCGAACTGCTGATTGCGCGGCTAGAAGTGGAATACGGGAAACAGCCGATATACTTGAGTGTCTATGAGGAGAATGCGAGCGCGAGAAAACTGTACGAGTCACTCGGGTTTCAATTTATCAATGAGTATGACGCAGACGGGGAATTGATTTATCGAAAAAAGTAA
- a CDS encoding GMC family oxidoreductase, with the protein MAKTLDKVDVVTVGVGWTGGIIAAECAKQGMKVRGLERGKERGTKNYAMIHDEYRYAIRYELMQDLSRETITFRNNLKMRPLPMRQMGSFLLGENLGGAGTHWNGMTYRFLPYDFQIKTETEKKYGKNKLSSDYLLQDWGITYDELEPYFDKFEKTIGLSGEDTNPFWGKRTSDFPTPPMKKTPLLKKFEKATKDLGYHPYMVPSANLSEPYENPDGSKINACQYCGFCERFGCEYGAKSSPEVTVVPAALKTGNYDITFHANVVEVLKKGNKVTGVRYIDTQTGEEFIQPADVVVLTSYIMNNAKLLMVSDIGEQYDPNTGKGTLGKNYCYQIEPGATGFFDDQMNVFMGAGALGMTIDDFNGDSFDHSNEGFIHGASISFTQSGTRPILSNPVPSDVPVWGAEFKKASIENYTRSLSVFGQGASMPHKNNYLALDSNYKDRYGVPLLQMTYNFTEQDRNLHKFITDKTVKIMKEMGAKKTEGGNPLTDYDIVPYQSTHNTGGTTMGADPNTSVVNNYLQHWDMENLFVVGAGNFNHNSGYNPTATVGALAYRTAEGIQKYREKGGMLA; encoded by the coding sequence TTGGCAAAAACACTTGATAAAGTAGATGTAGTAACGGTAGGAGTCGGTTGGACAGGCGGTATCATTGCGGCTGAATGTGCAAAGCAGGGCATGAAAGTCCGCGGATTGGAGCGAGGAAAAGAACGGGGAACGAAAAACTATGCAATGATTCACGATGAATACCGGTATGCGATCCGCTACGAACTGATGCAGGATCTCTCACGGGAAACGATTACGTTCCGCAACAATTTGAAGATGCGTCCTTTGCCAATGCGGCAGATGGGTTCTTTCCTGCTGGGGGAAAATCTCGGGGGAGCGGGCACTCACTGGAATGGGATGACGTATCGCTTCCTGCCCTATGATTTTCAAATCAAGACGGAGACGGAGAAGAAGTACGGGAAAAACAAACTATCTTCCGACTACCTCCTGCAGGATTGGGGGATCACTTATGATGAGTTGGAACCTTATTTCGATAAATTCGAGAAGACGATCGGACTGTCAGGAGAAGATACGAATCCATTCTGGGGGAAACGTACATCGGACTTCCCGACGCCTCCTATGAAAAAGACCCCATTATTGAAAAAGTTTGAGAAAGCGACGAAAGACCTTGGGTATCATCCCTATATGGTGCCTTCCGCTAACCTTTCGGAACCGTACGAGAACCCGGATGGCTCAAAAATCAACGCCTGCCAGTATTGCGGATTCTGTGAACGGTTCGGCTGTGAGTATGGTGCAAAATCCTCGCCCGAAGTGACAGTCGTTCCAGCAGCGCTCAAAACTGGAAATTACGATATCACGTTCCACGCAAACGTCGTGGAAGTCTTGAAAAAAGGAAACAAAGTAACTGGTGTCCGCTATATCGACACGCAGACTGGCGAAGAATTCATCCAGCCGGCAGATGTCGTTGTCCTGACAAGTTACATTATGAACAATGCGAAATTGCTGATGGTTTCGGACATCGGAGAACAGTATGACCCGAATACAGGAAAGGGCACGCTCGGGAAAAATTATTGCTACCAAATTGAGCCAGGGGCAACCGGGTTCTTTGACGACCAGATGAATGTGTTCATGGGAGCGGGTGCTCTTGGAATGACAATCGATGACTTCAATGGCGACAGCTTTGACCATTCCAATGAAGGGTTCATTCACGGGGCAAGTATTTCGTTCACACAATCGGGAACACGCCCTATTTTGAGTAATCCTGTTCCGTCCGATGTACCTGTATGGGGAGCGGAATTCAAGAAAGCGTCCATCGAAAACTATACACGATCACTTTCCGTATTCGGCCAAGGGGCTTCCATGCCTCATAAGAATAACTACTTGGCACTCGACTCGAATTATAAAGACAGATACGGCGTCCCTCTTTTACAGATGACGTATAACTTCACCGAACAGGACCGCAATCTCCATAAATTCATAACGGATAAAACAGTGAAAATCATGAAGGAAATGGGCGCGAAAAAAACTGAGGGCGGTAATCCACTGACTGATTATGATATCGTGCCGTATCAATCGACACACAATACGGGCGGGACGACGATGGGTGCCGATCCGAATACGAGCGTCGTCAATAACTATTTACAGCATTGGGATATGGAAAACCTGTTTGTCGTCGGAGCAGGAAACTTCAATCATAATAGCGGGTATAATCCGACAGCTACGGTTGGGGCACTCGCGTATCGTACAGCGGAAGGAATCCAAAAATATCGTGAAAAGGGCGGCATGCTCGCCTGA
- a CDS encoding gluconate 2-dehydrogenase subunit 3 family protein translates to MDNPKKGTSRRDFLKTSGIAAGALVGGGVLGGLVGYNAKGGNGKSGGEQTKDPANKHEMQTRGLMFFQNPEEFNVLSQATERIFPEDDLGPGAIGLGVPYFIDNQLAGNYGSNAKEYMQGPFFNGEATQGYQSRLTRAEIFRQGIALMDEEANKRFKKNFTDLEGGQMDEILTDFQKNQIDMKGVSSEFFFKLLRQATLEGAYADPIYNGNANMEGWKMKGFPGHQMAYINVIEDEKFQVIEPKSISSMQH, encoded by the coding sequence GTGGACAATCCTAAAAAGGGTACTTCCAGAAGAGACTTTTTGAAAACAAGTGGTATTGCAGCGGGGGCGCTCGTCGGCGGCGGGGTGCTCGGCGGTCTTGTCGGCTATAATGCGAAAGGCGGGAACGGCAAGTCGGGAGGAGAACAGACAAAAGATCCTGCGAACAAGCATGAGATGCAGACACGGGGACTGATGTTCTTCCAGAATCCTGAAGAATTCAATGTGCTGTCCCAAGCGACTGAAAGGATTTTTCCTGAAGACGACCTGGGGCCGGGTGCCATTGGCTTGGGCGTCCCTTATTTCATAGATAACCAGCTTGCGGGCAACTACGGCAGCAATGCGAAGGAATATATGCAGGGACCGTTTTTCAATGGGGAAGCGACACAAGGCTATCAGAGCCGGCTGACCCGGGCTGAAATCTTCCGCCAAGGAATTGCGCTGATGGATGAGGAAGCCAATAAACGCTTCAAAAAGAACTTCACCGATCTTGAAGGCGGACAGATGGATGAAATCTTGACGGATTTCCAAAAGAATCAGATCGATATGAAAGGTGTTTCATCCGAATTCTTCTTTAAACTGCTTCGGCAGGCCACGCTGGAAGGTGCGTATGCGGATCCGATCTACAACGGGAATGCCAATATGGAAGGGTGGAAGATGAAAGGGTTCCCAGGACATCAGATGGCGTATATCAATGTAATAGAAGATGAGAAGTTCCAGGTCATTGAACCTAAATCGATTAGCAGCATGCAACATTAA
- the flaG gene encoding flagellar protein FlaG yields the protein MVSQIGGGQDRQHAVGPTDAAAPGIVTKVEAIHDQAQQQASRERDLPVKEAKELTAGMNKFLESVDTQLRFKMHDELHEYYVTIVDSRTEEVIKEIPSKKLMDMHAEMKKFLGLMIDRKI from the coding sequence ATGGTCAGTCAAATAGGGGGAGGCCAAGACCGGCAGCATGCAGTCGGGCCGACGGATGCAGCAGCACCCGGAATTGTGACAAAAGTTGAAGCCATTCACGACCAAGCACAGCAACAAGCATCTAGAGAACGTGATTTACCTGTAAAAGAAGCCAAAGAACTCACAGCAGGCATGAATAAGTTTCTAGAAAGCGTAGACACCCAGCTGCGGTTTAAAATGCACGACGAATTGCACGAATACTATGTGACGATCGTAGACTCGAGAACCGAAGAAGTCATTAAAGAAATCCCGTCCAAAAAACTAATGGACATGCACGCGGAAATGAAAAAGTTCCTAGGACTGATGATCGACCGTAAAATCTAA
- a CDS encoding gamma-glutamyl-gamma-aminobutyrate hydrolase family protein — translation MKPIIGITSDIDENGETFLKADYSRAVLRAGGLPVVLPAGLEDIEEICGRIDGLLLTGGEDVNPLLFGEEPKKELGKIAPERDTMEMALAKCAMGKDMPVLGICRGHQILNVALGGTIYQHIYTDLEGPLLQHKQQADRNYPTHTVQVSEGSRLSEFASSAEILVNSLHHQAVNLVPEPLKVIATAKDGIIEALESTKHRFVMSVQWHPEALSNRADETSLNLFKGLINASKTL, via the coding sequence ATGAAACCAATTATAGGCATTACATCTGACATAGACGAAAACGGTGAAACATTCCTGAAAGCTGACTACAGCAGGGCGGTTTTGCGCGCAGGAGGATTGCCGGTTGTCCTTCCGGCAGGGCTTGAAGATATTGAAGAAATCTGCGGCCGAATTGACGGCTTGCTATTAACGGGCGGGGAAGACGTGAACCCGCTTCTATTCGGGGAAGAACCGAAAAAAGAGCTTGGCAAGATTGCACCTGAACGGGATACGATGGAGATGGCACTTGCGAAGTGTGCAATGGGCAAGGATATGCCAGTGCTCGGTATATGCCGTGGCCATCAGATTTTGAATGTGGCTCTTGGCGGCACGATCTATCAGCACATTTACACGGATTTGGAAGGACCGTTATTACAGCATAAGCAGCAGGCGGACCGGAATTACCCAACTCATACTGTACAAGTTTCAGAAGGTAGCCGTTTGTCAGAATTCGCTTCATCTGCAGAAATCCTTGTGAACTCTCTTCATCATCAGGCCGTGAATCTGGTGCCTGAACCGTTGAAAGTTATAGCGACTGCGAAAGACGGAATCATCGAAGCGTTAGAAAGTACGAAACATCGCTTTGTGATGAGTGTCCAATGGCATCCGGAGGCTTTGTCAAACCGAGCGGATGAAACTTCATTGAACTTATTTAAAGGTTTGATTAACGCTTCTAAAACGTTATAA
- a CDS encoding DUF3226 domain-containing protein, with the protein MKKHYYFIVEGVHDTAAIGRFLKQFNLSRIQRIEKLDPFWERTIPKSFPHEGDLLKRVPVPMYFQNDVISVAIQTAGSDSLIAATFNGLVNIDYDELSGIAVFCDADEKVAEERFEQVYQSLLKSSEYEMKVFIENVQFNRIKHHPTKFGIFVFPNNEDSGTLEQLLLEGGEAAYPDLLHSAKKYVDEVSAIYKRKWTQSSEVKVLFGVAANILKPGKANQVSIQDNDWIGTKTIEQTNQIKLKKFLSDILQ; encoded by the coding sequence ATGAAGAAACATTATTACTTTATCGTAGAGGGTGTTCATGATACCGCTGCAATTGGTCGGTTTTTAAAACAGTTTAATCTTTCGCGTATTCAACGGATTGAAAAGCTAGATCCTTTTTGGGAGCGGACAATTCCGAAGTCATTTCCACATGAGGGAGATTTACTTAAAAGGGTGCCAGTTCCGATGTATTTCCAAAATGATGTGATATCTGTCGCTATACAGACGGCGGGTAGTGATTCTCTTATTGCAGCTACATTTAATGGATTGGTAAATATCGATTATGACGAATTATCCGGGATTGCAGTTTTTTGTGATGCGGATGAAAAAGTAGCTGAAGAACGCTTTGAACAAGTTTATCAATCATTACTAAAAAGTTCCGAATATGAAATGAAGGTATTTATAGAAAATGTACAATTTAACCGAATAAAACATCATCCTACAAAGTTTGGGATTTTCGTATTTCCAAATAATGAGGATAGCGGAACACTGGAACAATTGCTATTGGAGGGGGGAGAAGCTGCATACCCCGACTTGTTACATTCTGCGAAGAAGTATGTGGACGAAGTATCAGCTATATATAAACGCAAATGGACACAATCAAGTGAAGTAAAAGTTTTGTTTGGCGTTGCTGCAAATATATTAAAACCAGGTAAGGCAAACCAAGTCTCAATACAGGATAATGATTGGATTGGAACGAAAACTATTGAACAGACAAATCAAATCAAATTAAAAAAATTTTTATCGGATATCCTTCAATAG
- the tatA gene encoding twin-arginine translocase TatA/TatE family subunit, with amino-acid sequence MNLAAIGVPGLIIILVIVLILFGPRKLPEVGSAVGKTLSEFKKSAKDIMEDDEDKSAVKKTSDTEK; translated from the coding sequence ATGAATCTAGCAGCGATTGGCGTACCGGGTTTAATTATCATTCTTGTGATTGTCCTCATATTGTTCGGGCCTCGCAAATTGCCTGAAGTCGGTTCGGCGGTGGGTAAGACATTATCCGAGTTCAAAAAGTCAGCAAAAGACATTATGGAGGATGACGAAGACAAATCTGCCGTCAAGAAAACTTCAGACACTGAGAAGTAG
- the tatC gene encoding twin-arginine translocase subunit TatC, whose amino-acid sequence MDPYGDHNRKILSPLDKIDKMKPEAPTETKPTAVDAEVPQTPEIPKQEEPQSELPDVQEGENPSLVEHLSELRKQLIKSLAVFLLFFIAAFSTINVWFPYITRGYKLIILSPMEVISFYTTISAALAFGLSVPFLCHFLWQFVKPGLNEKESRFLSLYSPAILLLFVTGLVFGYYVVNPLSYNFLVNLGKMNFDVMVSAQEYARFLLLTTMPIGLLFELPVVALFLSAIGILTSGSMKKVRKWSYVVLGVISALITPPDFFSQLIILIPMIGLYEASIFLVMRTEKRLQAVDAA is encoded by the coding sequence ATGGATCCGTATGGAGATCATAATCGGAAAATATTAAGTCCTTTGGACAAGATAGATAAGATGAAACCGGAAGCCCCCACAGAGACGAAGCCGACTGCAGTCGATGCGGAAGTTCCGCAAACACCGGAGATACCGAAGCAGGAGGAACCGCAAAGCGAATTACCTGATGTGCAAGAAGGGGAAAACCCCAGTCTTGTGGAGCATTTAAGTGAACTGCGGAAACAGCTGATCAAAAGCTTGGCTGTTTTCCTGCTGTTCTTCATTGCAGCATTCAGTACTATCAATGTATGGTTCCCTTATATCACGCGGGGATATAAGCTGATTATTTTGAGTCCGATGGAAGTGATTTCGTTTTACACAACCATTTCAGCTGCACTCGCATTTGGACTTTCAGTTCCATTCCTTTGCCATTTCTTATGGCAGTTTGTGAAACCGGGGCTCAATGAAAAGGAGAGTCGTTTCCTGAGTCTTTACTCACCTGCGATCCTTCTATTATTCGTTACCGGACTGGTATTCGGATACTACGTGGTGAACCCGCTAAGCTATAACTTCCTAGTCAATCTTGGGAAGATGAATTTCGATGTAATGGTATCAGCACAAGAGTATGCCCGCTTCCTCCTATTGACCACGATGCCGATCGGGTTACTTTTCGAATTACCCGTCGTTGCGTTATTTCTCTCAGCAATCGGCATCCTCACTTCAGGTTCCATGAAAAAGGTGAGGAAATGGTCGTATGTAGTGCTCGGCGTCATCTCGGCGCTAATAACGCCTCCAGACTTTTTCAGTCAGCTTATTATTCTTATTCCGATGATCGGTTTGTATGAAGCGAGTATATTCCTCGTCATGAGAACTGAAAAGCGTCTGCAGGCTGTCGATGCAGCTTAG
- a CDS encoding methyl-accepting chemotaxis protein, which yields MFKSLKTKIISAAIVLFLIGILLMAYMLNGQVKKRSLENVISSSTGLSDQMAISVENFLGQYSKGLDLLGTSETLSAFTGPEGKEVTEEQLIAKLEEFLSKYPDASSVYYALPSKYTGISPVVDLTGFDPTSREWYQLASENPDKVQWSKPYIDEATGNMVITASKAVIIGDKLAGVTGVDIQLTSMSEALDSIEIAYGGYPILYDKEGTAISHPTKSGENMMNLGYVEDMYMYESGDFTYKDDKGDASISVFATLPHFGWKVGTVYQEKNLMVMAKQLRTSILIISAITLAIVAVGLFFIIGKLLKPIGRLRKSMDAVAEGDLTTHSDIQTKDEIGQLSDNFNEMITSMHGIISVVNQSADNVRTNSESLSAVAEETNASSSEVAYAVNEIAEGASKSAQDAETVTERADELGRQINGITERAVSMTEIAERTGSMNANGQTQMAQLQDTFKSSGINLQSMNEAIATLGEKVQAIGGVMDTITDISSQTNLLALNASIEAARAGEHGKGFAVVAEEVRKLAEQSAQATKEVQSTVQQLQEESRLVTEQMEETITTFRDQGVVVQETETTFGQLSALMEDMQASIDTISIEISAVSNHKDDVAMTIQTMAATSQETAAACEEVSASTEEQLRAIQSVTYAAETLTNLSEELSHAIDRFKV from the coding sequence ATGTTCAAGTCTTTAAAGACAAAAATAATTTCAGCAGCAATCGTTCTATTTTTAATCGGTATTTTACTCATGGCATACATGTTGAACGGCCAGGTTAAAAAGCGTTCATTAGAGAATGTCATATCGTCAAGCACAGGTCTTTCCGATCAGATGGCCATTTCGGTGGAGAATTTTCTGGGTCAATACAGTAAAGGTTTGGATTTGTTAGGGACATCTGAAACCTTATCCGCTTTTACAGGGCCCGAAGGTAAAGAAGTAACCGAGGAGCAATTGATTGCGAAGCTTGAAGAGTTCTTAAGCAAGTATCCGGACGCTTCATCGGTCTATTACGCACTCCCTTCAAAATACACAGGAATTTCTCCTGTAGTCGATTTGACGGGATTCGATCCTACAAGCCGCGAATGGTATCAGCTCGCTTCGGAGAATCCGGACAAAGTTCAATGGTCTAAACCATATATCGATGAAGCGACCGGCAACATGGTCATCACCGCTTCAAAAGCCGTAATTATAGGTGACAAGCTAGCAGGTGTGACAGGCGTGGATATTCAATTGACTTCCATGTCAGAGGCGTTAGACTCCATCGAAATTGCATATGGCGGATATCCGATTCTATACGACAAAGAAGGCACCGCAATTTCTCACCCGACGAAAAGCGGTGAAAATATGATGAATCTCGGCTATGTAGAAGACATGTATATGTATGAATCCGGAGACTTTACATATAAAGATGATAAAGGAGATGCGTCCATTAGTGTCTTTGCCACGTTACCTCATTTTGGATGGAAAGTGGGAACCGTTTATCAGGAGAAAAACTTGATGGTGATGGCGAAACAGCTCAGAACTTCCATTCTTATCATTTCTGCAATCACGTTAGCGATCGTCGCAGTCGGCCTGTTTTTCATCATCGGTAAATTGCTAAAGCCGATCGGGCGTCTTCGAAAATCAATGGATGCCGTTGCTGAAGGCGACTTAACGACGCACTCAGATATTCAAACAAAAGATGAAATCGGCCAACTGAGTGACAATTTCAACGAGATGATTACGAGTATGCATGGCATCATTTCGGTTGTGAATCAATCTGCGGATAACGTACGCACGAACTCCGAAAGTTTAAGTGCGGTGGCAGAAGAAACGAATGCATCCAGTTCCGAAGTTGCGTACGCGGTGAATGAAATCGCTGAAGGTGCATCGAAGTCTGCACAAGATGCAGAAACAGTAACTGAACGTGCAGATGAGCTCGGCCGGCAGATTAACGGCATTACAGAACGCGCCGTATCGATGACGGAAATCGCTGAACGTACTGGAAGTATGAATGCAAACGGACAAACCCAAATGGCGCAGTTGCAAGATACATTCAAGTCTTCAGGTATTAACTTGCAGTCGATGAACGAAGCCATTGCAACCCTTGGTGAGAAAGTACAAGCGATCGGCGGCGTCATGGATACGATTACGGATATTTCATCCCAAACAAATTTACTCGCATTGAACGCAAGTATTGAAGCCGCACGTGCAGGTGAACATGGGAAAGGATTCGCGGTTGTGGCGGAAGAAGTACGCAAGCTTGCGGAACAATCTGCACAGGCTACTAAAGAAGTTCAATCGACGGTTCAGCAGTTGCAAGAAGAATCACGTCTAGTAACGGAGCAAATGGAAGAAACAATTACGACGTTCCGGGACCAAGGTGTTGTCGTTCAAGAAACGGAAACAACATTTGGTCAGTTGTCTGCTTTAATGGAAGACATGCAAGCATCTATTGACACGATTTCAATCGAGATTTCAGCGGTATCGAATCATAAAGATGATGTTGCCATGACCATTCAAACGATGGCGGCGACTTCTCAGGAGACGGCAGCAGCGTGTGAGGAAGTGAGTGCTTCTACGGAGGAGCAACTTCGTGCGATTCAGTCCGTAACGTATGCTGCGGAGACGCTGACGAACTTAAGTGAAGAGTTGAGTCATGCGATTGACCGGTTTAAAGTATAA